One genomic window of Myxococcales bacterium includes the following:
- a CDS encoding Uma2 family endonuclease: protein MQDRTGGADARPPVRGLKRVEFEQLIDLGAFEDEPIELLDGELVVMSPQGETHAWVVAVLARHLSRALGDAWMVYSHSGLAVSDWSLPEPDVAVVAATARPQRPRSAVLVVEVSRSRLAYDLGPKARAYARGGVPTYWVVDLVHRAVHVHTDPIDGEYRRVMTVGSDATLTVAGLPEVALAVATLLPEG from the coding sequence ATGCAGGACCGGACAGGTGGAGCCGACGCGCGGCCGCCGGTGCGCGGCCTCAAGCGCGTGGAGTTCGAGCAGCTGATCGACCTCGGGGCGTTCGAGGATGAGCCGATCGAGCTGCTCGACGGCGAGCTGGTCGTCATGAGCCCACAAGGGGAGACCCACGCGTGGGTCGTCGCCGTGCTGGCGCGTCACCTGAGTCGTGCGCTCGGCGACGCGTGGATGGTGTATTCGCACAGCGGCCTCGCGGTCTCCGACTGGTCCCTGCCCGAGCCCGATGTGGCCGTGGTCGCCGCGACCGCGCGGCCACAGCGACCGCGCTCCGCGGTGCTGGTGGTCGAGGTGTCGCGCTCACGGCTGGCCTACGACCTCGGGCCCAAGGCCCGCGCGTACGCCCGTGGCGGCGTGCCGACCTACTGGGTCGTCGATCTCGTCCACCGCGCGGTCCATGTCCACACCGATCCGATCGACGGCGAGTACCGCCGCGTGATGACCGTGGGATCCGACGCGACGCTGACGGTCGCCGGTCTGCCCGAGGTCGCCCTCGCCGTCGCGACGCTGTTGCCGGAGGGCTGA
- a CDS encoding aldo/keto reductase: protein MPTARAPVPPILYGTAWKEERTAALTAQALAAGFRGIDTANQRKHYVEAAVGEAIAQAGVPRAELFLQTKFTYARGQDERLPYDPAAPLPDQVAQSFASSCSHLGTDVIDSYVLHGPWSALGWRPEDREVWTAMEALHDAGRVRHLGVSNISADQLTALVASARIAPTFVQNRCYARMGWDREVRAACAAHGVTYQGFSLLTANQRELTSPRLAAVGRRRGLDPSQTVFAFARTVGMLPLTGSSSAEHLRADLTALVITLDPADVAVVEAIGA, encoded by the coding sequence ATGCCGACCGCGCGCGCCCCCGTCCCGCCGATCCTGTACGGCACCGCCTGGAAGGAGGAGCGCACCGCGGCGCTGACCGCGCAGGCGCTGGCCGCGGGCTTCCGCGGCATCGACACCGCCAACCAGCGCAAGCACTACGTCGAGGCCGCCGTCGGCGAGGCGATCGCGCAGGCGGGCGTCCCGCGCGCCGAGCTGTTCCTGCAGACCAAGTTCACCTACGCGCGCGGCCAGGACGAGCGGCTCCCGTACGACCCTGCGGCGCCGCTCCCCGATCAGGTCGCACAGTCGTTCGCCAGCTCGTGCAGCCACCTCGGGACCGACGTGATCGACAGCTACGTGTTGCACGGCCCGTGGTCCGCGCTCGGCTGGCGGCCGGAGGATCGCGAGGTGTGGACCGCGATGGAGGCGCTCCACGACGCCGGCCGGGTGCGCCACCTCGGCGTGTCGAACATCAGCGCCGATCAGCTCACCGCGCTGGTCGCCAGCGCGCGGATCGCGCCGACGTTCGTCCAGAACCGCTGCTACGCGCGCATGGGCTGGGACCGCGAGGTGCGCGCGGCGTGCGCCGCCCACGGCGTGACCTACCAGGGGTTCTCGCTGCTCACCGCCAACCAGCGCGAGCTGACCAGCCCGCGGCTCGCCGCGGTCGGCCGCCGCCGCGGGCTCGACCCGTCCCAGACGGTGTTCGCGTTCGCGCGGACCGTCGGCATGCTGCCGCTGACCGGCAGCAGCTCGGCCGAGCACCTGCGCGCCGACCTGACCGCGCTCGTGATCACGCTCGACCCCGCCGACGTCGCGGTCGTCGAGGCGATCGGCGCGTAG